One window from the genome of Mucilaginibacter ginsenosidivorans encodes:
- a CDS encoding sensor histidine kinase — protein sequence MQIGRAFENARLTGGVYYMGQDYLAKFDEFANVYSADITLFNTKGEMLASTQPKLYDNGLIAKRINGKAYINLHQLNKSIFINPEIIGNFSYKAGYVALTNGQNRTIGYLQLPSFSNEEDYKSRLSSLLDAMINIYALIFIAIGLLAVFIARQITTPLNIIQYSLSKTIYGQKNEPIKWKRKDEIGTLIAEYNNMIAALEQSAQKLAQSERESAWREMAKQVAHEIKNPLTPLKLGLQLLEKSWKDKDPKFDQKFERFSKSFVEQIESLSSIASEFSAFAKMPDTRLEKMDVFDILTQAVVVYKQTENIKINYQAPEDPFKVSADRDQLLRCFNNLLKNAIEAIPQGRDGVIEIAHMITNGAILLSIKDNGNGIPANLREKIFEPNFTTKSSGTGLGLAFVKNSIENAGGKVWFETVIGEGTTFYISLPEVA from the coding sequence TTGCAAATAGGTAGAGCTTTTGAAAACGCCCGCCTTACAGGCGGTGTTTATTACATGGGGCAGGACTACCTGGCCAAGTTTGATGAATTTGCAAATGTTTATTCCGCCGATATTACACTCTTCAATACCAAAGGCGAAATGTTGGCATCGACGCAGCCTAAGCTTTATGACAACGGCCTTATAGCTAAAAGGATCAATGGAAAAGCCTATATAAACCTGCATCAGCTTAATAAATCCATATTCATTAACCCGGAGATCATTGGAAACTTTAGCTATAAGGCTGGTTATGTAGCGTTAACCAACGGGCAGAACAGAACGATCGGGTATTTGCAGTTGCCGTCGTTCTCGAACGAGGAGGACTACAAATCGCGCTTGAGTTCGCTGCTGGATGCCATGATCAATATTTATGCCCTGATATTTATCGCTATAGGGCTGCTGGCGGTATTTATTGCCCGGCAGATAACCACGCCGCTCAATATTATTCAATACAGCCTGAGCAAAACCATATATGGCCAAAAAAACGAGCCGATAAAATGGAAGCGTAAAGATGAGATAGGTACGCTGATAGCAGAATATAACAACATGATAGCTGCCCTTGAGCAAAGCGCGCAAAAGCTTGCGCAATCGGAGAGGGAAAGTGCCTGGCGCGAAATGGCCAAGCAGGTGGCTCATGAGATCAAAAACCCGCTGACACCGCTTAAGCTGGGGCTGCAGTTGCTGGAGAAATCGTGGAAGGACAAGGACCCAAAATTCGACCAGAAATTCGAACGGTTCAGCAAGTCGTTCGTCGAGCAGATCGAGAGCCTTTCGTCCATAGCCTCGGAGTTTTCGGCCTTCGCCAAAATGCCTGATACAAGGTTGGAGAAAATGGACGTTTTCGATATACTTACACAGGCTGTAGTGGTTTATAAGCAAACAGAAAATATTAAAATAAACTACCAGGCGCCCGAAGATCCATTTAAAGTAAGCGCCGACCGCGACCAATTGCTGCGGTGCTTTAATAACCTTTTGAAAAATGCCATAGAGGCTATACCACAGGGCCGCGACGGTGTTATCGAGATCGCGCATATGATAACGAACGGGGCCATCCTGCTGAGCATTAAGGATAATGGCAACGGCATTCCTGCCAACCTGCGTGAGAAGATATTCGAGCCTAATTTTACAACGAAAAGCTCCGGCACAGGCCTGGGGTTGGCGTTCGTCAAAAACTCAATTGAGAACGCAGGCGGCAAGGTTTGGTTCGAGACCGTTATTGGTGAAGGGACAACGTTCTATATCAGCCTGCCGGAAGTAGCTTAA
- the fabD gene encoding ACP S-malonyltransferase has product MNAYLFPGQGAQFVGMGKDLYDKSDKARELFEKANEILGFRITDIMFDGTDEDLKQTKVTQPAIFLHSVILAKVLGDDFKPDMAAGHSLGEFSALVSAGALSFEDGLRLVAARANAMQKACEIQPSTMAAILGLDDFTVEDICERATEVVVPANYNCPGQLVISGSIAGIDYACEKLLAAGAKRALKLNVGGAFHSPLMQSAKMELEYAILNTEIKEPVCPVYQNIDAKPYTDPAKIKHNLIEQLTGPVRWTQTVMHMLEDGATSFIEVGPGNVLQGLVKKVDRAAATSSAALSE; this is encoded by the coding sequence ATGAACGCATACTTATTTCCGGGCCAGGGAGCCCAATTTGTTGGCATGGGTAAAGACTTATATGATAAGTCGGACAAGGCCCGTGAATTGTTTGAGAAAGCAAACGAAATATTGGGTTTCCGTATAACGGACATCATGTTCGACGGTACCGACGAGGACCTGAAACAGACCAAAGTAACCCAGCCCGCCATATTTTTACATTCGGTTATCCTGGCAAAGGTTTTGGGCGATGATTTTAAACCCGATATGGCAGCGGGGCATTCGCTTGGCGAATTTTCGGCGCTGGTATCTGCGGGCGCTTTATCGTTCGAAGACGGTTTAAGATTAGTTGCTGCCCGTGCCAACGCTATGCAAAAGGCCTGCGAGATACAGCCTTCGACCATGGCAGCTATTTTGGGGCTGGATGATTTTACCGTGGAAGATATTTGCGAGCGGGCCACCGAGGTGGTAGTACCCGCTAATTACAATTGCCCGGGCCAATTGGTTATTTCGGGCAGTATCGCCGGTATCGACTATGCCTGCGAAAAACTGCTTGCGGCAGGGGCCAAGCGCGCACTTAAACTGAACGTCGGCGGAGCCTTTCACTCGCCTTTGATGCAGTCAGCGAAAATGGAACTGGAGTATGCCATACTGAACACGGAGATCAAAGAACCGGTATGCCCGGTATACCAGAACATCGACGCCAAACCCTATACCGATCCGGCTAAGATAAAACACAACCTGATAGAACAGCTTACCGGCCCCGTACGCTGGACGCAAACCGTGATGCACATGCTGGAGGATGGGGCGACATCCTTTATAGAAGTTGGTCCGGGCAACGTGCTGCAAGGCCTGGTAAAAAAGGTAGACCGCGCGGCCGCAACAAGCAGTGCCGCTTTAAGCGAATAA
- the folE gene encoding GTP cyclohydrolase I FolE, which produces MNKTDAYPDRDEGIDGYKKIDRYNTGLIDNLSGLYHNVLEQIGEDPNREGLLKTPERMAKAMLFLTQGYDLNAEEILKSAMFKEEYSQMVVVKDIEVYSMCEHHMLPFFGKAHIAYIPNGHVVGLSKIPRVVDVFARRLQVQERLTNEIRDCIQETLNPLGVGVVIECRHLCMSMRGVQKQNSVTTTSAFTGEFLKEKTRTEFLNLITAKLG; this is translated from the coding sequence ATGAACAAAACAGATGCTTACCCCGACCGCGACGAAGGTATAGACGGGTACAAAAAGATAGACCGGTACAATACCGGATTGATAGACAATCTTAGCGGTCTTTATCACAACGTCCTCGAACAAATTGGAGAAGACCCTAACCGTGAAGGATTACTGAAAACACCCGAGCGAATGGCAAAGGCGATGCTTTTCCTGACGCAGGGCTACGACCTCAACGCCGAGGAGATACTCAAATCGGCTATGTTCAAAGAGGAATACAGCCAGATGGTGGTGGTGAAGGATATCGAGGTTTATTCGATGTGTGAACATCACATGCTGCCGTTTTTTGGTAAAGCGCACATTGCCTATATCCCGAACGGGCACGTAGTAGGTTTGAGCAAAATACCGCGCGTGGTGGACGTTTTTGCACGCCGGCTGCAGGTGCAGGAACGCCTGACCAATGAGATACGCGATTGTATTCAGGAAACTTTGAATCCACTTGGCGTGGGGGTTGTTATTGAATGCCGTCACCTTTGCATGAGCATGCGCGGGGTGCAAAAGCAAAATTCAGTTACTACAACGTCGGCCTTTACAGGCGAATTTTTAAAGGAAAAAACCCGCACAGAGTTTTTAAATTTGATAACGGCGAAACTTGGGTGA
- a CDS encoding 6-pyruvoyl trahydropterin synthase family protein: MIYITRKEHFNAAHRMYREEWSEEKNAEVFGKCANPNWHGHNYNLLVTVKGEISHATGYLIDLKELKVIINDYVIEKLDHKNLNKDVDFMTGKMASTELLCIEIFNQLKGPIEKHEGVFLHSVKLFETENNSAEYFGD, encoded by the coding sequence ATGATCTATATAACACGGAAAGAGCATTTTAACGCTGCGCACCGTATGTACCGCGAAGAGTGGAGCGAAGAAAAAAACGCTGAGGTTTTTGGTAAATGTGCAAACCCTAACTGGCACGGGCACAATTACAATCTATTGGTGACGGTGAAGGGTGAGATAAGTCATGCTACAGGGTACCTGATAGACCTGAAGGAACTGAAAGTGATCATTAACGATTACGTGATAGAGAAACTCGATCATAAAAATCTGAACAAAGATGTCGACTTCATGACAGGGAAGATGGCTTCGACCGAGTTACTTTGCATCGAAATATTTAACCAATTGAAAGGGCCGATAGAGAAACACGAAGGCGTGTTTCTGCATTCTGTTAAATTATTTGAAACGGAAAACAACTCGGCCGAGTATTTTGGTGATTAA
- the mqnB gene encoding futalosine hydrolase has protein sequence MRILVVAATEFEVEFQNQESRVKNQNIELLITGVGMVATAFALGRHLATNRYDLAINLGIAGSFDRSIAVGEVVEVVEDSFSELGAEDDETFLSIEKLGFGEAHFKPSARLYDHGITHIRQVSAITVNTVHGNEASIKELACRIEPQLESMEGAAFFYACKQAGVPCIQIRAVSNYVEKRNRDAWQIGLAIKNLNTFAAELFKRDFSPLK, from the coding sequence ATGCGGATATTGGTTGTTGCAGCTACTGAATTTGAAGTGGAATTTCAGAATCAAGAGTCAAGAGTCAAGAATCAGAATATTGAACTTCTTATAACCGGCGTCGGGATGGTGGCTACAGCTTTTGCATTAGGCAGGCACCTGGCAACCAACCGGTACGACCTGGCCATTAACCTTGGTATTGCAGGCAGCTTCGACCGAAGTATCGCTGTAGGCGAAGTGGTGGAAGTAGTGGAAGACAGCTTTTCAGAATTAGGCGCGGAAGATGACGAAACTTTTTTATCCATTGAGAAATTAGGCTTCGGCGAGGCTCATTTTAAACCCTCTGCCCGGCTTTATGACCATGGCATCACCCATATACGGCAGGTAAGCGCCATTACTGTAAATACCGTTCACGGCAATGAGGCCAGCATTAAAGAACTTGCCTGCCGCATTGAGCCCCAGCTGGAAAGCATGGAAGGCGCAGCATTTTTTTATGCCTGCAAACAGGCCGGCGTTCCGTGTATACAGATCAGGGCAGTGTCAAATTATGTGGAAAAGCGCAACCGCGATGCCTGGCAGATAGGGCTGGCCATTAAAAATCTGAATACATTTGCTGCTGAACTTTTCAAACGAGATTTCTCCCCATTGAAATAA
- a CDS encoding DinB family protein — MLQEILKKLIKRDLEKLKTEIEAYQSEGNIWVVEDGIANSAGNLCLHLVGNLNHFIGAVLGNTGYVRQRDLEFSLKDIPRARLIQQIEDTIVVTEEVMNKITDEQLAAEFPVVVFSKGDTTAYFLSHLATHLSYHLGQVNYHRRLLDK; from the coding sequence ATGCTGCAGGAAATTTTAAAAAAACTGATAAAACGCGACCTGGAAAAGCTGAAAACTGAAATAGAAGCTTACCAGTCGGAAGGGAATATCTGGGTCGTAGAAGATGGTATTGCCAACTCAGCGGGCAACCTTTGCCTGCACCTGGTTGGCAATCTTAACCATTTCATTGGCGCTGTGCTTGGTAATACAGGTTATGTGCGCCAACGCGACCTCGAATTTTCGCTGAAGGATATACCGAGAGCCAGGCTGATTCAACAGATAGAAGATACGATCGTCGTGACGGAAGAGGTTATGAATAAAATTACCGACGAGCAACTGGCGGCCGAATTCCCCGTAGTAGTATTTTCAAAAGGTGATACGACCGCTTATTTCTTGTCCCACCTTGCAACACATCTCAGCTATCATTTAGGCCAGGTAAATTACCACCGAAGATTATTAGATAAATGA
- a CDS encoding menaquinone biosynthesis family protein, giving the protein MKLTLGFSPCPNDTFIFDALIHHKIDTEGLEFEVFYDDVETLNQKAFRGELDITKLSYHAFAYVVDKYVLLDAGSALGFGVGPLLISKKDFSISDLNNADHKIGIPGKYTTANFLLGLALPEATNKQEMVFSEIEDALLDEKIDVGLIIHENRFTYQNKGLKKIIDLGDYWEKLTGCAIPLGGIVTNRNLPLEVQHKINKVLKKSVEFAFANPKSGLEFIRSHAQEMSEEVMYKHIELYVNKYSRELGEEGRKAIDLLFDTAREKGIIPEIKEHIFLSPTPPKGGE; this is encoded by the coding sequence ATGAAATTAACACTTGGCTTCTCTCCCTGTCCTAACGACACGTTTATTTTCGATGCGCTGATCCATCACAAGATAGACACCGAAGGGCTGGAGTTTGAGGTGTTTTATGACGATGTGGAAACGCTGAACCAAAAAGCTTTCCGCGGCGAGCTGGATATCACCAAACTGAGCTACCATGCCTTTGCTTATGTAGTCGATAAATATGTTTTGCTGGATGCAGGCAGCGCGCTGGGTTTTGGCGTTGGTCCGTTGCTGATCTCAAAAAAAGATTTTTCAATTTCGGATTTAAATAATGCCGACCATAAAATTGGAATCCCAGGGAAGTATACTACCGCCAATTTCCTGTTGGGGCTTGCCTTACCCGAAGCTACCAACAAACAGGAAATGGTATTCTCGGAAATTGAGGATGCCTTGCTGGATGAAAAGATCGACGTTGGCCTCATCATCCACGAGAACCGTTTCACCTACCAAAATAAGGGCCTGAAAAAGATCATCGACCTGGGCGACTACTGGGAAAAGCTGACCGGCTGCGCCATTCCGCTCGGTGGTATAGTTACTAACAGGAATTTACCTTTGGAGGTACAGCATAAAATAAACAAAGTGCTGAAAAAATCGGTTGAGTTTGCCTTTGCCAACCCAAAATCGGGACTGGAATTTATCCGTTCGCACGCACAGGAAATGAGCGAAGAGGTAATGTACAAGCATATCGAATTATATGTGAACAAGTATTCGCGCGAGTTGGGCGAAGAGGGCCGGAAAGCCATTGATTTGCTTTTCGATACAGCGCGTGAAAAGGGGATTATACCGGAGATAAAGGAACATATATTTTTAAGCCCCACGCCCCCTAAAGGGGGAGAATAG